Sequence from the Rhizobium sp. TH2 genome:
TGATGCATCAGGGACAGCAGCGCCTGGACGAATTCGCCATCCGCATCTTCATTCGTGTGAAGGCCGATCTTCAGGCGAAGCCCCGCCAGCCAGTATTGCTGGAACGCGCCGGCATAGTCGATCACCACCTGGTTGGCGGTCTCGACGGCCCTTTCGCTGTCCTCATCGATCAGCGGCAGCAGCGTCTCGGCCAGCCGGGCGAGGTTCCACTGCATGATTCCCGGCTGGTTCTGATACTGATACCGCCCGCCGCGATCGATCGAGCTGAAAACCGTGGCCGGGTCATAGGCATCCATGAAGGCGCAAGGCCCGAAATCGATGGTCTCACCCGAAATCGACGAATTGTCCGTGTTCATCACGCCATGGATGAAGCCGACATGCATCCAGCGGGCCACGAGTGCCGCCTGGCGATCCGCAACCGCGTTGAGCAGCGCAAGATAGGGCGGCCCCGAGCCTTCGAGTTCCGGATAGAGCCGCTGGATCACATAATCTGCAAGCGACTTGAGGCCCTCGACATCGCCGCGCGCGGCGAAGAACTGAAATGTGCCGACCCGGATATGGCTTGCCGCGACGCGCGTCAGAACCGCACCGGGCAGCACCGTCTCGCGATGGACATCGTCGCCGGTCGCCACTGCCGCCAGCGCCCGCGTTGTCGGCACGCCAAGCGCATGCATCGCTTCGCTCACGAGATATTCCCGCAGCACCGGTCCCACCGCCGCACGGCCATCGCCGCCGCGCGAATAGGGGGTGCGGCCAGCGCCCTTGAGCTGGATGTCGCGGCGGATACCGTTCCGGTCGATCACTTCCCCAAGCAGGATCGCGCGGCCGTCGCCGAGTTGAGGTACGAAGCCGCCGAACTGATGGCCGGCATAGGCCATGGCGATCGGATGCGTGCCTTCAAGAACCTTGTTGCCGGAAAATATCGCAGCACCCTCGGCCGAATCGAGCATCGCCCCATCTAGTCCAAGCTCATCCGCAAGCGCGTGATTGAACTTGAGCATTTTCGGGGCAGGCACCAGTGTCGGCTTCACATGCGCGAAGAAGCGGTCGGGCAGTTCGGAATAGGTGTTGGAGAACTCGAGCATAGGTCTTTCCCAGGCACGCGGTTGCGGCGCGCCGTCATCAGGCAAAAATAATGTCGCGAGCGCCCATCGGCAAGATCAGTCCGGCCCGACATCGACCTCAGGCTGATTCTTCTCCGGCAGCGAACCCGTGCCGGGCGTCTTCTCACGATCGGTGAGCTTTTCCTTGGCGTGCGGTCCTGCCGGCGGCGTCTTCTTGGGATCGGCGAGGCTGTCCTTGCGGGACTGGGGACTGTTTTGCATGGCGCGCACTCCTTGTTGCTTCCCTCGCAACGTGTCCGGGCCGCATCTCGTTCCCCGGAACAAACGGCAAGCGCAGCGGTTGTCGAAATGACGGACAGCATAAGGAGACTCGTCATGAACTTGAAAATCCGCACGATCCCGATCGCCGTTGTGATCGCCGCGCTATTTGCCGGAACCGCCTCCTATGCCCAGACGGTCAATTCCAGCGATTGCGATGCCGCAATGCCGCCCCTCACGGGCCTGGACAAGGATTCGGGCGATGCGCAGGCCGGTATTGTTCCACACGATTCGCTGAGCGACCAGCTCGCGACATGCGGTAGCGTGCTCAATCCGCCAGCGATCGGAGACACTGATTTCATCCAGCCCGCCCCCGCGATTGACGATCCGATGGCGATCCATCCGCGGGATCCGCAACTGAAGAAGAAATGAGCCACGGCGGTTTTCGGAACCAAGCCGCCGTCCGGCCGTTCAATCTCCAGCAGAAGGCTGTAAACAGTAGAGGAATACGACCATGGCAATCCATGAACCCCATGGCGACCGAGACGATCGCCGCGTGGAACTGAGCCCCGTCGAGGCCCGGCAGGGCGTGCTCGGGCGGCCCGTTCTTTATGTGCTTGTCGTCGGCCTGCTCCTTGCAATGCTGGCTTGGGCCGCGTCCGAATTCTGGGGCATGAGCATCGACACCCAGACCCCGAAGGATAACGCACAGATCACGGCCCCGGCGACCGAACCGGTCACCGAGAACGAGAACATCGTCAATGACAATCCTCCGGCAGGCGAGAAGTTGGAAAAGGCGCCCGCAGTCATCGACCCGACCACGCCCACCAACCAGTAAGGTTTCGAAGTCCCGGATCGTGCTCGATCCGGGACTTTCCGTCTGGCCCGCCGATGGCCGCGCCGTACGAAATGTCGCGCACACAGACCAAATACGCTCAAATCTCAATGCGATGTCATAAAGGGCTTGATATCGGCGGTGAGCTTGTCTAATCACGCCGGTGACGGAGAGGTGGCCGAGTGGTCGAAGGCGCTCCCCTGCTAAGGGAGTATACCCGGAAGGGTATCGTGGGTTCGAATCCCATCTTCTCCGCCATATCCCCTTGTATTGTCTAGTTTATTTGCGATGTAGTGGCAATAGGCCCACTTGGAGGCCCACTTTGGGTTCCATTGGCAGCGTCAGCGCGTATTCACGAACGATTCGCGAACTTAAGACGCGGCACTGCTTTCTACAGGCCTCCATCCTGCGAAGATGCGTTATGAAGACGTGTGCCGATCTTCCATCCGTTCGATCAGGCATCGGCATCCGGGCGGCAATACCAGCTTTCCGCACTGTTTTCTCGCGTCGTTCGAGGCCGAGATTCGGACGAAACGCATCCGCCTTTGCCAGTTGGACAAGAGCGGGTACCGGAACACGGGCTCGGCGCCAGATGTCATCGACGGAGGCAAACGGTTCGTCGGCACGTTCATTGACGATTGTCACGCCATGCGCGTTGGCCAACGTCTTGACCATCCGGAAGCCGAGGCGGACGGCAAAGCGACTCTCATCGGCTGTCGGCTCCAGTGTGCAGTCCCAGCGTGAGGCGCTGACCGCAAACTGGTCGCACGTCGATGCCGTGGTTAATGGCATCGCGGACAATCTCCGCCGGCGCATAGAAGCCCAGGGCTGGGCATTGAGCAGTGCACAGCAGAAGACATCCGGATGCCAGCACTTCACCCAGGATGAAGCGTAGGCAATCAGGGCGAAGGAGGTGGCATGGCTCTCGGGAAAGCCGTAGGAACCAAAGCCTTCGATCTGGCTGAACGTCTTATAGGCAAAATCCTGATCGTAGCCACTGGCCCTCATGCCATTGATCAGCTTCATCTTGAACTGGCTGACACCACCGGTGAACTTGAAGGTCGCCATGGACCGGAGCTGGTCGGCTTCACCAGGCGAGGTCGCCACCCGCATGGCCTGTTCCTGAAACAGCGGCACGCCGAGCGTCTTGCCGAGCAATTTCTCCAGCTCCGGACGCGGGAACACGACCGGCTCCTTGCCTTCTCGCCTCCGGAGATAGGGATGCACAATGTCACCCTGAATTGGACCCGGTCGGACGATGGCGACTTCGATGACCAGGTCATAGAATGTCCGAGGCTTCAACCGTGGCAGCATCGACATCTGCGCCCGCTTTCGATCTGGAACGTCCCGAGCGTATCGGGCTTGCGGACCATCTGGTAGGTGCGCGGATCTTCAGGCGGGATCGTCGAGAGGTCGTGCTTGATGCCCTTGTGCTGTTCTAGCAGATCGAAGCCACGCTTCATGCAAGACAGCATGCCGAGCGCCAGGACATCGATCTTCATGAAACTTCAGGATATCGATGTCGTCCTTGTCCCGCTCGACAACCTGGCGATCGATCATGGCTGCCGGCTCGATCGGCGCGATGTCATCCAGCCAATCGCGTGTCAGGACGAAGCCACCAGGATGCTGGGATAGGTGACGCGGAAAGCCGACGAGCTTTTGCGCCAGTTCGATCGTCAGCCTCAGTCGGCGGTCACCAAGATTGGAATTGAGCTCACGCGCCGGCGTGCCATCGATGTCCTCGCCATGACCCCAAACATGCGACGAGAGAATCTTGGTCATATCCTCCGGCAGGCCGAGTGCTTTGCCCACATCGCGGACAGCTCCCTTCGAGCGATAGCGAATGACTGTCGAACAGAGTGCGGCGTGGTCCCGGCCATAGGTCTCGAAGATCCATTGCATGACGATCTCACGTCGCTCATGCTCGAAGTCGACATCGATATCAGGCAGTTCACGTCGCTCCTCGGACACGAACGCTCGAAGAGCAGATCGTTCCGGGCCGAGTCGATTGCTGTGATGCCGAGCACATAGCAGACGGCGGAATTGACTGCCGAGCCTCGCCTCTGGCAGAGGATGTCCCTCAATCAACCTGGGTGGAGTCTCCGCAATCGGGAATTGACCGAACGACAGGAGGCCAACGCAGGCGTTATATTTGCAAGCCTCCCCCTATCACAGCAATCACTGGCAAAAATCAGCGTGCGTCACAATGGCAGTATTCTTCGATAGCTTCGTGAACGACGTCCTGGGAGATTGGCTTGGCAATGAAGATCGTCGATGGCGGAAGCTCGCCATCGACTGGACGCCCGGCGCCTGACGCAACAACGACGCAAATATGAGGCCAGCGGTTCGCCACCTCCCAAGCCAGCTGGCATCCGGTCATCGATCCCGGCGTCTCAATGTCAGTTACGACAAGTTTGAGTGATGGACAGTCGGTCAGGAATTTGAATGCATCCTCGAGCGTTCTCGCCTTGATGACCTCAAAGCCCTCCTCGGCGACCATATCGGCTGTGTCCATCCGAATAATTGGTTCGTCATCGACGACGAGGGCAATCGGCTGATTGGCGGTCATCAGACCACCCGACCGACACTTGGAACGGATGTCGGCGCTGCCGAGCGATCGGTCGTGCCGTTAAATTGGTCCTCGCTCGGCACCACGCCATCAGGTGTCAGGTCATCGACGGCCTTCGGTAGCTCGCGCGATAGGCGGCTGAGGATTTCCTCTTTCGACAGCCCAGTCTTTGCCGTCAACTCACTGAGGACATCGTCTCCGAGGGCTTGGGAAAGATCGGGTTCGTTGATGGGTTGATTGGGGCCGGTCGTCACCCAAGAGTCCGCGCGGTCGCCGAGACCATTTTGCTTGAACTGATCGAGAAGGCCCCCAAGGCCACCGCTAAGGATGCCGCCTGGGGACGAACCGCCAAAGATGCTGCCCAGGCCGCCCTTGGTAAGGCCGCCCAGCAGGTCGCTGAGACCTCCCTGGTTTTGTGCCACGGTGCCATCAGGATTGGTCGATTGGCCGTTCTGCAGGCCGCGTAGCATTTCGGCGATCTTGTCGCGATTCTGATAACCGGCGACGGTGAGAACGGCGAGAAGAGCGGTAAGTGGTCCACGGGACATCGGGGTTTTCCTTCGGTTTCAGTGAAACGATTTTGCTCACGTCTAACTGGTTCAGAGGTGTGAGAGTTCCCTGCAGATGGTTCGGGGCTCGCCGTGCTGGATTGACGGATTTATCGCGCGAATTCTTTAGGATCGGGCAGGTCGATCCTTTCAAGGACGTTGCCATGCTCATCACTGATGTGGACCTGCAGCCCAGCCAGCATTTCCGGCAATCCGAGCAAGGCTCCTACAACCAGGTCAGCTTCTCGGTGGCTTCCACAATTGCTGCCTCTATATCCGGTAGGTCGATTCCGATGTTGTCTTTAAGAATTGGATGACCGACTCGGAGATTGAAGAAATATCGCGGCATGTTCACTCCTTAGGCTTGAGCATTCAAAGTCCGCGACACCACAGAGAGTTCGGGTAACGAAGCAAGGTGTTGGTAAATCGAACTCACGGAACTCGGACCGCCGGAAATGGTTATCGCTGCGAAGGAGAATTTAATGAAACTTGCTCGCCGCGCCTTAAGCGACCCTGATCGCCGAATTGAACTAGAAGCCGCAATGGACGATCAAGTTTCAGAGCTGCTCGCCGACGCAAACGATGCCGGTTACAGCACCGAAGAGGCCATCAACGCTCTGGTGAAGGTGGTG
This genomic interval carries:
- a CDS encoding YdiU family protein, translating into MLEFSNTYSELPDRFFAHVKPTLVPAPKMLKFNHALADELGLDGAMLDSAEGAAIFSGNKVLEGTHPIAMAYAGHQFGGFVPQLGDGRAILLGEVIDRNGIRRDIQLKGAGRTPYSRGGDGRAAVGPVLREYLVSEAMHALGVPTTRALAAVATGDDVHRETVLPGAVLTRVAASHIRVGTFQFFAARGDVEGLKSLADYVIQRLYPELEGSGPPYLALLNAVADRQAALVARWMHVGFIHGVMNTDNSSISGETIDFGPCAFMDAYDPATVFSSIDRGGRYQYQNQPGIMQWNLARLAETLLPLIDEDSERAVETANQVVIDYAGAFQQYWLAGLRLKIGLHTNEDADGEFVQALLSLMHQDAVDWTSAFRALGNSAGGDDMPFWSLFKDRAAADKWLAEWRARLSREPGFDEQRAAGMDNVNPVYIPRNHLVEEALAAAINEDDLGPFERMNAVLSKPYEEQPGAERYTEPAPGDRAPYRTFCGT
- a CDS encoding response regulator, yielding MTANQPIALVVDDEPIIRMDTADMVAEEGFEVIKARTLEDAFKFLTDCPSLKLVVTDIETPGSMTGCQLAWEVANRWPHICVVVASGAGRPVDGELPPSTIFIAKPISQDVVHEAIEEYCHCDAR
- a CDS encoding YidB family protein, with protein sequence MSRGPLTALLAVLTVAGYQNRDKIAEMLRGLQNGQSTNPDGTVAQNQGGLSDLLGGLTKGGLGSIFGGSSPGGILSGGLGGLLDQFKQNGLGDRADSWVTTGPNQPINEPDLSQALGDDVLSELTAKTGLSKEEILSRLSRELPKAVDDLTPDGVVPSEDQFNGTTDRSAAPTSVPSVGRVV